Proteins encoded together in one Lathyrus oleraceus cultivar Zhongwan6 chromosome 5, CAAS_Psat_ZW6_1.0, whole genome shotgun sequence window:
- the LOC127083089 gene encoding OVARIAN TUMOR DOMAIN-containing deubiquitinating enzyme 4: MVQVMLKSERSPHSNLPIIRIPGDGRCMFRSVVYGACLRTGDQPPSLTKQKELADELRAKVVDEFIKRRTDTEWFLEGDFNTYTMQMRKSQVWGGEPELLMSSHVLQMPITVVMQDMNSNSLKIIAEYGQEYGKEKPIRVMYDGYGHYDVLKCST, from the exons ATGGTTCAAGTGATGCTGAAATCAGAAAGATCGCCCCATAGCAACCTTCCGATAATTC GAATACCAGGTGATGGTAGATGTATGTTCAGATCAGTGGTCTATGGCGCCTGCCTCAGAACAGGAGACCAACCTCCAAGTCTCACCAAGCAAAAAGAActtgcagatgaactcagagcTAAA GTTGTGGATGAATTCATCAAGAGAAGAACAGACACTGAATG GTTTCTTGAGGGTGACTTCAACACCTATACAATGCAAATGAGAAAGTCTCAAGTATGGGGAGGAGAGCCTGAACTTCTCATGTCATCACATGTTTTACA GATGCCTATAACAGTGGTGATGCAGGATATGAATTCCAATAGCCTTAAAATTATAGCTGAGTATGGTCAAGAGTATGGAAAAGAGAAGCCTATTAGAGTTATGTATGATGGTTATGGGCACTATGATGTATTGAAATGTTCAACATGA
- the LOC127083088 gene encoding U-box domain-containing protein 45 translates to MLMMDVSEVEESFFAASDAKLHAEMCRRLSAIYCKILSLFPALEAAKPRSKSGIQALCSLHVALEKAKNVLQHCSESSKLYLAITGDSVLVKFEKAKCALVDSLKLVEDIVSQSIGCQIDEIVNEIAGIVFALDPSEKQVGDDLIALLQQDRKFSDSNDCSELECFHMAATRLGITSSRAALTERRALKKLIERARGEEDKRKESIIAYLLHLMRKYSKIFRNEFSDDNDSQPCSPTVHKPPVNCVPGSHFQAFDRQISKLGSFNFNPNNKKSGQMPLPPEELRCPISLQLMSDPVIIASGQTYERACIEKWFNDGHNTCPKTQQKLAHLSLTPNYCVKGLVASWCEQNGIPIPEGPPESLDFNYWRLALSDSDSTNSRSVNSVNSCKLKGVKVVPLEENVILEQTEGNVTESLPAQEEEDSEKYLSYVKLLTKGNNWKRKSKIVERLRLLLRDDEEARIFMGANGFVEALFQFLQSAVREGNAVAQENGAMALFNLAVNNNRNKELMISAGILSLLEEMISNTNSYGCATALYLNLSCLEEAKQMIGTSQAAQFLIQMLQTKTEVQCKLDALHAIYNISTVPSNIPNLLTSGIISGLQSILVGQADCTWTEKCIAVLVNLAISQAGREEMMLNPELISTLASILDTGESLEQEQAVSCLLILCNRSEKCCEMVLQEGAIPALVSISVNGTSRGREKAQKLLMLFREQRQRDHSPAKAQLCSPEVGDLSMPPQETKPLCKSISRRKVGKALSFLWKSKSYSVYQC, encoded by the exons ATGTTAATGATGGATGTTTCTGAGGTTGAAGAAAGTTTCTTTGCAGCAAGTGATGCCAAG TTACATGCAGAAATGTGCAGACGTCTATCTGCAATATATTGTAAAATATTGTCCCTTTTTCCTGCCTTAGAGGCAGCTAAGCCGAGGAGCAAATCTGGAATTCAGGCATTATGTTCGCTGCATGTAGCGTTAGAGAAGGCGAAGAATGTACTTCAGCACTGCTCGGAGTCTAGTAAACTTTACTTG GCTATAACTGGGGATTCTGTTCTTGTAAAATTTGAGAAGGCCAAGTGTGCTCTTGTAGATAGTCTTAAGCTAGTGGAAGATATTGTTTCCCAATCCATTGGGTGTCAG ATTGATGAAATTGTAAATGAAATTGCTGGTATAGTGTTTGCGCTTGATCCATCAGAGAAGCAAGTCGGGGATGATTTAATTGCATTGCTCCAGCAGGATAGAAAGTTTAGCGACTCTAATGACTGTAGTGAACTTGAGTGTTTCCATATGGCTGCTACTAGACTTGGAATCACATCTTCCAGAGCAGCTCTCACTGAAAGAAGAGCTCTGAAAAAGCTCATTGAAAGGGCTCGGGGCGAGGAAGACAAGAGGAAAGAATCAATTATTGCGTATCTTCTACACCTTATGAGGAAATACTCCAAGATATTTAGAAATGAGTTCTCTGATGATAATGATTCTCAACCTTGTTCTCCCACCGTCCACAAACCTCCCGTGAACTGTGTTCCTGGTAGTCATTTTCAAGCATTTGATAGACAAATATCAAAACTTGGTTCTTTTAATTTTAATCCAAACAATAAGAAATCGGGGCAGATGCCTCTTCCTCCAGAAGAGTTAAGGTGTCCAATCTCTCTGCAACTTATGAGTGATCCTGTTATAATTGCTTCTGGGCAGACTTATGAAAGAGCTTGTATAGAAAAATGGTTCAATGATGGGCACAACACCTGTCCAAAGACTCAACAGAAGCTTGCACATCTTTCTTTGACTCCTAATTACTGTGTCAAGGGTCTCGTGGCTAGTTGGTGTGAACAGAATGGAATTCCTATTCCTGAAGGCCCTCCCGAATCTCTTGATTTTAACTACTGGAGATTGGCGTTATCAGATTCCGATTCCACAAATTCAAGATCCGTAAACAGTGTCAACTCTTGCAAATTGAAGGGTGTCAAAGTTGTTCCACTTGAAGAGAATGTTATCTTAGAGCAAACCGAGGGAAATGTAACTGAAAGTTTGCCAGCACAAGAAGAGGAAGACAGTGAAAAGTATCTTAGTTATGTGAAATTATTGACCAAAGGGAACAATTGGAAGAGAAAGAGTAAAATAGTAGAGCGGTTAAGGCTTTTGTTGCGGGATGATGAGGAAGCTAGGATTTTTATGGGGGCTAATGGATTTGTTGAAGCACTTTTTCAGTTTCTGCAATCAGCTGTGCGTGAAGGGAATGCGGTGGCTCAGGAAAATGGAGCTATGGCTCTGTTCAACCTGGCTGTGAATAACAACAG AAATAAGGAACTTATGATATCAGCAGGAATCTTATCGTTGTTGGAGGAAATGATTTCAAACACCAACTCGTACGGTTGTGCAACTGCACTTTATTTGAATCTTTCTTGCCTTGAAGAAGCCAAGCAAATGATTGGCACAAGTCAGGCCGCACAGTTCCTTATCCAGATGCTTCAAACTAAAACAGAAGTCCAGTGCAAGCTAGATGCCCTCCATGCAATCTATAATATTTCTACCGTACCCTCAAATATTCCAAACCTTCTCACATCTGGCATCATCAGTGGCCTACAATCCATTCTTGTAGGCCAGGCCGATTGCACATGGACAGAAAAATGCATAGCTGTTTTAGTTAATTTGGCCATTTCTCAAGCTGGAAGAGAGGAAATGATGTTGAATCCTGAACTCATAAGCACATTGGCTTCTATACTTGATACCGGTGAATCCCTTGAGCAGGAACAAGCTGTGTCTTGTCTTCTAATATTATGTAACAGGAGTGAGAAATGTTGTGAGATGGTCCTGCAAGAAGGCGCTATACCTGCATTGGTGTCAATATCGGTAAATGGAACCTCAAGAGGAAGAGAGAAAGCTCAGAAACTCTTGATGCTCTTCCGAGAGCAGCGACAACGAGATCATTCACCTGCTAAGGCTCAACTCTGCTCACCTGAAGTTGGTGATTTGTCCATGCCTCCTCAAGAAACGAAACCGCTATGTAAATCAATATCTAGAAGAAAAGTTGGGAAAGCTTTAAGTTTTCTATGGAAAAGCAAGAGTTACTCTGTATACCAGTGTTAG